Proteins from one Salmonella bongori NCTC 12419 genomic window:
- the mdh gene encoding malate dehydrogenase, with protein sequence MKVAVLGAAGGIGQALALLLKNQLPSGSELSLYDIAPVTPGVAVDLSHIPTAVKIKGFSGEDATPALEGADVVLISAGVARKPGMDRSDLFNVNAGIVKNLVQQIAKTCPKACVGIITNPVNTTVAIAAEVLKKAGVYDKNKLFGVTTLDIIRSNTFVAELKGKLPTEVEVSVIGGHSGVTILPLLSQIPGVSFSEQEAAELTKRIQNAGTEVVEAKAGGGSATLSMGQAAARFGLSLVRALQGEKGVVECAYVEGDGQYARFFSQPLLLGKNGVEERKSIGTLSAFEQRSLEGMLDTLKKDITLGEEFVTK encoded by the coding sequence ATGAAAGTTGCAGTCCTCGGCGCTGCTGGTGGTATCGGTCAGGCGCTGGCATTACTGTTAAAAAACCAACTGCCTTCAGGTTCAGAACTCTCCCTGTACGACATCGCTCCAGTGACTCCCGGTGTGGCCGTTGATTTGAGCCATATCCCCACCGCTGTAAAAATTAAAGGTTTCTCCGGCGAAGATGCAACCCCGGCGCTTGAAGGCGCTGACGTAGTATTGATTTCTGCGGGCGTGGCGCGCAAACCGGGTATGGACCGTTCCGATCTGTTTAACGTTAACGCCGGGATCGTAAAAAATCTGGTACAGCAGATCGCTAAAACCTGCCCGAAAGCCTGTGTGGGCATTATCACCAACCCGGTGAATACGACAGTCGCTATTGCCGCGGAAGTGCTGAAAAAAGCGGGTGTTTACGATAAAAACAAACTGTTTGGCGTTACCACGCTGGATATCATTCGCTCGAACACGTTTGTTGCTGAGCTGAAAGGTAAGCTGCCTACGGAAGTTGAAGTATCGGTGATCGGCGGGCACTCTGGCGTGACCATTCTGCCGCTGTTGTCGCAGATTCCAGGCGTAAGCTTTAGCGAACAAGAAGCGGCTGAACTGACGAAGCGTATTCAGAACGCCGGTACTGAAGTTGTTGAGGCGAAAGCTGGCGGCGGATCGGCAACCCTTTCAATGGGCCAGGCTGCAGCGCGTTTCGGCCTTTCTCTGGTACGTGCATTGCAGGGTGAAAAAGGCGTGGTGGAATGCGCCTATGTGGAAGGCGACGGCCAGTATGCCCGCTTCTTCTCTCAGCCTTTGCTGCTGGGTAAAAACGGCGTGGAAGAGCGTAAATCCATTGGCACTCTGAGCGCTTTTGAACAGCGCTCGCTGGAAGGTATGCTGGATACGCTGAAGAAAGACATTACGCTTGGCGAAGAATTCGTTACGAAGTAA
- the argR gene encoding transcriptional regulator ArgR, protein MRSSAKQEELVRAFKALLKEEKFSSQGEIVLALQDQGFENINQSKVSRMLTKFGAVRTRNAKMEMVYCLPAELGVPTTSSPLKNLVLDIDYNDAVVVIHTSPGAAQLIARLLDSLGKAEGILGTIAGDDTIFTTPASGFSVKDLYEAILELFEQEL, encoded by the coding sequence ATGCGAAGCTCGGCTAAACAAGAAGAACTAGTAAGGGCGTTTAAAGCGCTCCTCAAAGAAGAAAAATTCAGCTCACAGGGCGAAATCGTCCTCGCATTGCAGGATCAGGGCTTTGAAAATATCAATCAGTCCAAGGTCTCACGCATGTTGACTAAGTTCGGTGCGGTGCGAACCCGCAACGCAAAAATGGAGATGGTGTATTGTCTTCCAGCTGAACTGGGCGTCCCGACCACATCCAGTCCGTTGAAAAATCTGGTACTGGATATCGACTATAACGATGCCGTCGTGGTAATTCATACCAGCCCTGGCGCAGCGCAACTCATTGCGCGCCTGCTGGATTCGTTGGGGAAAGCGGAAGGTATTCTCGGCACGATTGCCGGTGATGATACGATCTTCACTACGCCTGCCAGCGGCTTTTCCGTAAAAGATCTCTACGAAGCCATTCTGGAGCTCTTTGAGCAAGAGCTTTAG